One region of Centropristis striata isolate RG_2023a ecotype Rhode Island chromosome 3, C.striata_1.0, whole genome shotgun sequence genomic DNA includes:
- the plch2b gene encoding 1-phosphatidylinositol 4,5-bisphosphate phosphodiesterase eta-2, translated as MQSSGMNSSTPEMAPASPGLGGPPPGSSLSPKKTTFQSLGSLSAGMFSPSLAKGSSHQAQHQASGPMNSSSQSIMSSPKLWQKASISRLAEEFFWIGGSVVAQPKWRLGQIVERCMCTMQTGTQMTKMKGKKKGLVRFFYLDEHKSCIRWRPSRKHDKAKITIDSIHEVCEGKKSEIFRRYADNRFDPNYCFSIYYGERVKSLDLVSTNAEEARTWITGLKYLMAGISDEDSLARRQRTRDQWLQQTFSEADKNGDGTLSIGEVHQLLHKLNVNLPKQKVRQMFQDADTDENQGSLGFEEFCSFYKMISTRRDLYLIMISYSNQKEVMDLHDLARFLENEQKMRGLSKEYLVDIVAKFEPCPENLQRTVLGIDGFTNFMRSPAGDIFNPEHNQVNQDMTQPLTNYFIATSHNTYLTGDQLLSQSRVEMYAYVLQAGCRCVEVDCWDGPDGEPIIHHGYTLTSKILFKDVIETINKYAFTKSPYPVILSIENHCSVPQQKKMAEHLKEVLQDKLDLSSVNVHECKKLPSPEVLKGKVLVKGKKLPANIDPEAEEGDVSDEDTGDDGEEEDDDSDEDNSQEGNIMTSTNQTKKKRQFGRSIMRSFKRKRKKRIRVKSKSLSDGESDYSNSREKTQIVYHPKKRKTMRLSRALSDLVKYTKSVRVHDIETQAFNNSWQVSSLNETVMNQILQLKPAELVRFNQRQLIRVYPSNYRVDSSNFNPQPYWNTGCHMVAMNYQTEGRMLELNRAKFASNGNCGYILRPKCLRKAAFNPMLEDPLPGQRKTQLVLKIISGQQLPKPKDSMFGDRGEIIDPFVEVEIIGLNVDCSKQQTRVVDDNGFNPMWEETLVFNLQMPQIALVGFQVWDHDPIGRDFIGQRTVAFRSLMPGYRHVYLEGMAESSIFVHVAINDITGKIKPSNAVQAARKHIQKAAQKHMKGPQRHPSLDFSVQSSEDGRALLFRKDLDTISQDSRNGELLSLVLGPAGKAAVHKGAMSEPVKRAHRVKIHEPPEMRRGIFSRMSSTDSHRSAPYAKVDSFDLDSSPQASYCDGLALESQNPIHEEVENELEESPESNGKQETVQTGSEPEQPEELPAEPEPDTAVSTEPEQPTETQSQTDSLPQPQPQPQPQSQPQPRSQPQPHPQPQSQPQSQPQPHPHPHSQPQSQPQPLQLEPKPFPLVPPPSPARVRRTLEAPATPRPSTPMRTKARSRSCPRKPITSPQTPMVNRQPASWKTQRALSHGSYSGHVRPIPNGLCLSDSSSSSGGSTDSLEFVVSCVPAGAEQREGTLQREMKALFDQRMRELRCKSPIFPNGEL; from the exons ATGCAAAGCTCAGGGATGAACAGCAGCACCCCAGAGATGGCTCCAGCGTCTCCAGGGCTGGGTGGCCCCCCACCGGGCTCCTCGCTGTCGCCCAAGAAGACCACCTTCCAGTCTTTGGGATCTCTGTCAGCAGGGATGTTCTCCCCCTCGCTCGCCAAGGGCTCCTCTCATCAGGCGCAACACCAGGCCTCCGGTCCCATGAATTCATCCTCCCAGTCTATTATGAGCTCTCCAAAACTGTGGCAGAAAGCATCCATCTCCAGACTGGCGGAGGAGTTCTTCTGGATTGGTGGCAGTGTGGTCGCACAGCCCAAATGGAGACTGGGTCAGATCG TGGAGAGGTGTATGTGCACCATGCAGACCGGCACTCAGATGACCAAAATGAAGGGGAAGAAGAAAGGACTGGTCCGGTTCTTTTACCTGGACGAGCACAAGTCCTGCATCCGCTGGCGACCCTCCAGGAAACACGACAAGGCCAAAA TAACTATCGATTCCATTCATGAAGTCTGCGAGGGGAAGAAGTCAGAGATCTTCAGGCGGTACGCAGATAACCGGTTCGACCCAAACTACTGCTTCAGTATTTACTACGGGGAGCGAGTGAAGTCCCTGGACCTGGTCTCCACCAACGCAGAGGAAGCCCGCACCTGGATCACCGGGCTGAAATACCTGATGGCCGGCATCAGTGATGAGGACAGTTTGGCCCGGAGGCAGCGCACCCGCGATCA GTGGTTACAGCAGACTTTCTCTGAGGCTGACAAAAACGGCGACGGCACCTTGAGCATCGGAGAGGTTCACCAGCTGCTCCACAAACTCAATGTGAATCTACCCAAGCAGAAAGTCAGGCAGATGTTTCAA GACGCAGACACAGACGAGAACCAGGGCTCTCTGGGCTTTGAAGAATTCTGTTCGTTCTACAAGATGATTTCCACGCGCAGAGACCTCTACCTGATAATGATCTCCTACAGCAATCAGAAAGAAGTCATGGATCTTCATGACCTCGCACGCTTTCTGGAAAACGAACAGAAG aTGCGAGGTTTGTCCAAAGAGTATCTAGTCGACATAGTGGCCAAGTTCGAGCCGTGTCCTGAGAACCTGCAGCGCACGGTGCTGGGTATTGACG GTTTTACCAACTTCATGAGGAGCCCTGCTGGTGATATCTTCAACCCCGAGCACAACCAGGTGAACCAGGACATGACGCAGCCTCTGACTAACTACTTCATCGCCACCTCACACAACACCTACCTGACAGGAGACCAGCTGCTCTCTCAGTCTCGAGTGGAAATGTACGCCTATGTTCTCCAGGCGGGCTGTCGCTGTGTGGAGG TGGACTGCTGGGACGGGCCTGACGGCGAGCCCATTATTCATCACGGCTACACCTTGACATCCAAAATCCTCTTCAAAGACGTCATTGAGACGATCAACAAATATGCCTTCACAAAATCACC GTACCCAGTGATCTTGTCCATAGAGAACCACTGCTCTGTGCCTCAGCAGAAGAAGATGGCCGAGCATCTGAAAGAGGTGCTGCAGGACAAACTGGACCTGTCCAGCGTCAATGTGCACGAATGCAAGAAGCTGCCTTCCCCTGAGGTCCTGAAAGGGAAAGTTTTAGTCAAG ggaaAAAAGCTGCCAGCAAACATCGATCCTGAGGCAGAGGAGGGTGATGTTTCTGATGAAGACACAGGTGatgatggagaggaggaagacgatGATAGCGATGAAGATAACTCACAG GAGGGAAATATCATGACCTCGACCAATCAAACCAAGAAGAAAAGACAGTTTGGAAGATCAATAATGAGGAGCTTCAAACGAAAG aggAAAAAGAGAATCAGAGTGAAAAGTAAGTCACTGTCTGATGGCGAGTCAGACTACAGCAACAGCAgggagaagacacaaattgtttACCATCCTAA GAAGAGGAAAACAATGAGGCTGTCCCGAGCTCTGTCTGATCTGGTGAAGTACACTAAATCTGTGCGTGTGCACGACATAGAAACACAAG CATTTAATAACAGTTGGCAGGTATCTTCCCTCAATGAGACTGTTATGAACCAGATCTTGCAGCTGAAGCCAGCAGAGTTGGTCCGTTTCAACCAACGCCAACTTATAAGAGTGTACCCGTCCAACTACAGAGTGGATTCTAGCAACTTCAACCCACAGCCGTACTGGAACACAGGGTGCCATATGG ttgcCATGAATTATCAAACAGAGGGCCGTATGCTTGAACTGAACCGAGCCAAGTTTGCAAGCAATGGAAACTGCGGGTATATTCTGAGGCCCAAGTGCTTACGTAAAG CTGCCTTTAACCCCATGTTGGAGGATCCTCTACCAGGACAGAGAAAGACTCAGTTAGTGCTAAAGATCATTAGTGGACAGCAGCTTCCCAAACCCAAAGACTCCATGTTTGGGGACCGAGGAGAG ATTATCGATCCCTTTGTTGAGGTTGAGATAATCGGTCTAAATGTGGATTGTTCCAAGCAGCAGACCAGGGTGGTAGATGATAATG GTTTCAACCCGATGTGGGAGGAGACCCTCGTCTTCAACCTTCAAATGCCGCAGATTGCCCTGGTGGGTTTTCAAGTTTGGGATCATGACCCTATTGGACGAGATTTCATTGGACAGAGGACTGTTGCTTTCAGGAGTTTGATGCCAG GTTATCGGCATGTGTACCTGGAGGGGATGGCGGAGTCATCCATCTTTGTTCATGTTGCTATCAATGATATAACAGGAAAG ATCAAACCCTCAAACGCGGTGCAAGCAGCCagaaaacacatccaaaaaGCAGCCCAGAAGCACATGAAGGGTCCTCAAAGGCATCCGTCTTTAGACTTCTCTGTCCAGTCCTCAGAAGACGGACGCGCTCTGCTCTTCCGCAAGGATCTGGATACCATTTCTCAGGACAGCAGGAATGGAGAATTGTTAAGTCTGGTGTTAGGGCCAGCAGGCAAGGCTGCCGTCCACAAAGGGGCCATGAGTGAGCCAGTGAAGCGAGCTCATAGGGTTAAAATTCACGAACCACCAGAGATGAGGAGAGGGATCTTCAGCCGGATGTCCTCCACTGACTCCCACCGCTCTGCTCCCTACGCGAAAGTGGACAGCTTTGATCTGGACAGCTCCCCCCAGGCTTCCTATTGTGATGGTCTGGCTCTTGAAAGCCAGAATCCAATTCATGAAGAGGTGGAGAATGAACTTGAAGAGTCACCAGAGTCAAACGGCAAGCAGGAAACGGTTCAGACCGGTTCTGAACCAGAGCAACCTGAGGAACTACCAGCAGAACCAGAGCCAGACACGGCCGTTAGCACAGAACCTGAGCAACCAACGGAAACCCAAAGTCAGACTGATTCACTCCCTCAACCTCAACCACAGCCTCAACCTCAGTCTCAGCCTCAACCTCGGTCTCAGCCTCAACCTCATCCTCAACCTCAGTCTCAACCTCAGTCTCAGCCTCAacctcatcctcatcctcattCTCAACCTCAGTCTCAGCCTCAACCTCTCCAGTTGGAACCCAAACCCTTCCCTCTGGTCCCTCCACCGTCCCCGGCCAGGGTGAGACGGACCTTAGAGGCCCCGGCCACGCCCCGCCCGTCCACCCCGATGCGAACAAAGGCCCGCTCACGTAGTTGCCCTCGAAAACCGATTACCTCTCCTCAGACACCTATGGTGAACCGCCAGCCTGCCTCCTGGAAGACCCAGCGAGCGCTCAGCCACGGCAGCTACAGCGGCCACGTGAGGCCCATCCCCAACGGCCTCTGCCTGTCCGACAGCTCGTCCAGCAGCGGCGGCAGCACCGACAGCCTGGAGTTTGTGGTGTCCTGCGTGCCGGCTGGGGCGGAGCAACGTGAGGGCACGCTGCAGAGGGAGATGAAGGCTCTTTTTGACCAGAGGATGAGAGAGCTACGCTGTAAATCGCCGATTTTTCCAAATGGTGAGTTGTAG